Proteins found in one Coleofasciculaceae cyanobacterium genomic segment:
- a CDS encoding nucleotidyltransferase domain-containing protein gives MEIKELLQEKRAEIFKIAAQYEASNVRIFGSVAREATADSDIDFLMDIQAGRSLLNRIALIQDLEDLLDRKVDVAKPEILHECIREQVLKEAIPL, from the coding sequence ATGGAAATAAAAGAATTACTTCAAGAAAAACGAGCAGAAATCTTCAAAATTGCTGCTCAATATGAGGCTTCTAATGTACGGATTTTTGGTTCTGTTGCCAGAGAAGCAACAGCAGATAGTGATATAGATTTCTTGATGGACATTCAAGCTGGACGCAGTTTGTTAAATCGTATCGCTTTAATTCAAGATTTAGAAGATTTACTCGATCGCAAAGTCGATGTTGCCAAGCCTGAGATTCTACATGAATGTATTCGCGAACAGGTATTAAAAGAAGCCATACCTTTATGA
- a CDS encoding DUF4926 domain-containing protein, which produces MTQPELFDVVELLIDLPELNLRAGVQGAIVECYQDNNYEVEFSNSDGETLALCALSAKQFVVVWSAKTKTWLPISEQVAAILRNLDNQRQEKVLDFARFLYHK; this is translated from the coding sequence ATGACTCAGCCAGAATTATTTGACGTTGTTGAGTTATTGATAGACTTGCCCGAATTAAATCTTCGTGCAGGAGTTCAAGGGGCAATAGTTGAATGCTATCAAGACAACAACTATGAAGTAGAGTTCTCTAACTCTGACGGAGAGACTTTAGCACTTTGCGCTTTGTCTGCTAAACAATTTGTTGTTGTTTGGTCAGCTAAAACAAAAACTTGGCTACCTATTTCAGAACAAGTCGCTGCTATTCTTCGTAATTTAGATAATCAAAGGCAAGAAAAAGTTTTAGATTTTGCTCGGTTTTTATATCATAAATAA
- a CDS encoding type II toxin-antitoxin system HicA family toxin, with protein MTGNEFIKRVKKLAKANDLEVSIDKSRGKGSHITLYYGEKFTVVRNLKDELKTGTYKAMLKQLGIKEDEFKR; from the coding sequence GTGACAGGTAACGAATTTATTAAGAGAGTCAAAAAACTTGCTAAAGCTAATGATTTAGAAGTTTCCATAGATAAAAGCCGTGGCAAAGGTAGCCATATTACGCTTTACTATGGTGAAAAATTCACGGTAGTTCGGAATCTCAAAGATGAGTTAAAAACTGGCACTTATAAGGCAATGCTCAAACAATTAGGGATTAAGGAAGATGAATTTAAAAGATAA